DNA sequence from the Teretinema zuelzerae genome:
ACATTTGCCCAATTTCCTTCAACACTTAATATCGTTACATAGGAATCTTTTTTTATCACTTTTAGTATTTCAAACGTTGACCCTGGACCTGTTCGTAAATTAGCATCTTGAATAACATGAACCTTGCTTCCTACGTCGGACGAGGATATTGTCGTTTTCGGTGTTTCTGAAGTTTTTGCCTTTTCCGAGGGAGTACTGGATTTGCCACCATTATGATAATGGTAGGTTCCTGTCTTTCTGTTATAGTGTCCTCCATTCGCATCAGTTCTCCCACTATGACCAAATGTTAGTGTTGCACATACACTCAGAAATAATAAAACCATTAAAGACTTTTTCATAAGTTCCTTCCTTAACAAGCAAAAGATTCTTTATTATCTATTCAAATATTGAACAAATCTATTATAAAATAATTTATGTTCTTAACAGCCAAAATAGCTTCATGTGAAGCTATTTCATGACTACGGCACGTAATTTTTTTCGTGAATCCTTCCATTCAGAACTAATTTGGTGATAGTAACAGAGAGCTTGCTCTTTGCTTCCTTGTTTGTAGGATTCTGGATACTGCTCTGGTTCTTTCATTTTTCCTGTTATTAAATCGATTATGATGTGATTGGTTTCAGTTGCCCTTTCATATGCTTTAATTACCCCAGAATAATTATTGTTTATTTGAAGTTCTATAAATAGCTTTCCAAAAATATAGTGATATGAG
Encoded proteins:
- a CDS encoding YHYH domain-containing protein, with translation MKKSLMVLLFLSVCATLTFGHSGRTDANGGHYNRKTGTYHYHNGGKSSTPSEKAKTSETPKTTISSSDVGSKVHVIQDANLRTGPGSTFEILKVIKKDSYVTILSVEGNWANVESEELFAGTAWISTSLLRTEK